A window of Candidatus Bathyarchaeia archaeon genomic DNA:
ATAGAAGAGGCTGAAGTAGTTGCTGTGTCAGATATAAAGGAGGAGAGAGCGAGACTCACTGCTGAACGGTTTAACATAAAATTCTGGTACTCCGATTATATAAAACTTCTGGAGAGAAACGATGTTGACGCTGTGATAGTAGCCACCCCACACCCGACGCATGCTAAAATCGCTGTGGACGCCATCAATGCTGGGAAACACGTGGTCATTCAGAAACCCATGTGCACGAATTCAAGGGATGCTGAGGCGATTGTGAACGCTGCGCGTAAACGTAGCGACTTAAAGGTCATGGTTTTACCATTCGTCTATTTTGATACGCCCGCCTTCGACTATGTTAAAAATCTTCTCAATAATGGTGATCTTGGGAAAATATGTATGGCAAGGTCACGCGTAGCCCATGAAGGACCGGAGAAATATCAGGAGGAAGTAACCCGGATGTTTGGTGAGGAGAAGAACTGCTGGTTCTTTGATCCCGAAAGGGCTCACGGCGGCGTCCTGCTGGATTTAGGGGTTTACGCGATAAGTCAAATAGTGTATTTACTAGGCAGGGTTAAAAGCGTGTCAGCGCTAGTAGCTACTTTAGATAAGCCGGCGAAAGTGGAGGATAATGGCGCGTTGCTTATGGAGATGGAGAACGGAGCAATATCTGTCGCGGAGACTAGTTGGACGCAGGCTGCGACGCTTGAGGGAACAAGCATATATGGGACGAAAGGAACAGTTCTCTTAAATTATTTTAATACACCAGTGGTCTTCTATAGGCAAAAAGATTCGAGCTGGATTATACCGGCATTAGCTAAAGAGAAGGAGCCTCAGCACACGCACCGCCACTTCATAAAATGCATACTTAACGATCTAAAACCAATAGGTACCCCGGAAGAAGGTAAACATGTTGTGGAAATCATGGAAGCAGCCTATGAATCCACTGAGACGGGTAAAACAATTAAGTTAAAGACGTGAAACTAATCTATCTGTTTTTCCTCTCAGTAAATTAATTGTTTTAAAAAATTTATCTCAGCCTTAATACAGCCCCTTTATACAGCCGCATAACGGAAAGGGATGAAAACTAATAAAATAGTCTAAGTTTCTCCATCAAATAGATGGCAAAGGTTACGTGCACTACGAAATTTAAGAAAATTAATGAAAGGTTTTATGTACCCGTATGTTCGATGGAAAAATTATGGTGGTCGACCCTCAATAGAATATCCCAAAATATTAGGTGAAATAATGGATGAGAGGGCTCAAATATATCTACGCTCTCCGTATACGCGCTCGCTCTCGCTCAATCTTTTCTATGCATGCCTCGCGGACAAAAGCGGAGCGGCTAGGCCAGTAGCCAACTTTCTCAATGAGATCATCGATCTCCTCAAGTAGGGGTAGCGGAATAGAGACCGCGCTGAATCTAACTCGGCTGACCCTTTTCCCTTTCCTAACTTTAGTTTCAGAAGCCATTTTTTACATAAGTCTCCATGAATATTCAAAATCATCTTTAGTCATTTAAATGTTTTGAGGAAAATCTCTCTAGAAGATATATGTGCTCCTTCCATCAATTTATACTCCATAGTATATGCAAAGGAAGCTAAAATAGTAACGGGCGACATCCACTTCCAACCCCTCAAAAACATTATATTTATCAAGTAACCACTAAGTTGTGTAAACTAAACTAAGCCTAAGCCTAGCAGCCTTCAAGTCTCTTGTAAACATGGATGTAGTGTATCACACTGCATTCTGCATCCAAAAATTTAAAATCCGAAGGGCTCCAGAACCTAGGGGTATTGGAGCCTCGGGCGGGCTCCTACACCACGGGTCCAAATCCCTCCCTCATCTAGAGTGTCTAAATAATTTATTTTTTATTTTCTTGAGGAGAGGGTTGGACCATTTTTATCACCAGATGAGGTTATTGGTAGATGATATTTAATAAGGTTGCTAAAGAGTTATTTATGGTTTTGCCGGACTCTTGAAATGGCTATAGTACTGGTGTTAATTTGATTTCTGATCCTTCTTCATCTGTATGTAGTTCAATATTTAGTAGTGGTGTTTTTGGCTTTATTCCTTGTAGGAATATTGCGCCGCATATCTCCCTGACGATTAGGTGTATGTCGGCTAGGGAGCTTAAGTGGCTGGCTATGGCGCACTCGGGCCTAACAATATTCAGCCTTACATCACCAAAGTTCCTTGTCTTCGCTAGGTCTTCACCAAGAATCTTCAGCAGCTCATCTTTGCCGTATACGTATTCTAGCGTGTCGAAGCCAACTATCGTAAAGACCGGCTTACCATACCGGCTCCTAAGCTCGGAGACAGCGTTCCAGAAGCCCAGCATATCTTCCCTTATGGATCTGCCGCTAAACGGTATCACGCATGGTTCAGCGATCTCAGCTGTTTCGCCAGCTGTGGTCCTAAAGTCAACGATCTTAAGATTGCTCCTTAAAGCCTCCTCGTAAACGAACGGCTCAAGGGACCTCCAAACCATTACGGCGCTTAAACCCTGAGGCGGAAGAATAACAGCGCATCCCCCCTGATTTAAAACGTTCACAAGAATCACTCTGAAAGTCCGCTCAATTGATAGTGGCACAGTCCTCTCAACCTCCAGGAGGTTGTAGCATCCACGCCTAAACATTGGACCCACAATTCTATCTAGGTCGCTTATGCCTGAGGAATAGTAATCTTCGCCATGCGGAACAATCTTAAATCTCTTTGTTGGCTCTGGAAAACTACCTGGAGGCAGCGGCCTGAAGACCTTGAATCCGCCTTTTAACGTGAATGCTAATTGTGGCTGCCGTATCTCTGTTCCGCGGGCCTTAAGTATCTTTAAGTATCTTAGTGGAGCCCCATCGACTTCAGCCTTATTGAGGTGGATTATGAAGTCTGATAGAAATTCGGCTGGCTCGTAGGTTTCCTCGGCGCTCATCTTCTCGATTATTATCATCGTTGTGCAGCCCATCTCCCTAACAATCTTACTCAAAACGCTATGGACGAGCATGCGCATATCATAGGGCTTCTCAATAACCTGCGCTATCGCTGAAAAAGAGTCTATGACAAGCATATTCGCCTTTATATCAGCAACTTCGCCTAAAATCTGCTCAATAATGGCTGGGAGGCCGGCCTCCTTAAGCGTAACCATCTCCAGAAACCTAAACTTTCCAGCGCGCTCAAGCCTCTCAAAATCTAACCCCGAACCACGCATATTCTCAAAGAAGCTCTTCCGCCCCTCAACAAAACTCACATACAAGCCCTTACAGCCAAGCCTCTCAACACCATTATAAATCCAGTTCGCAGCAAAAATGGTCTTACCGACGCCCGGAGGACCAGTAACAGCCACCAGGCTACCGGCTGGAAAGCCACCACCAAGAACCGAGATATGGCGAGTTTGCGCAGAGAGCGGCGTAGCCCTGGTGGCTTCTTGCAGGCCGCTTGGAGGCCGCCACGATAGGATACCGAAGCCGGAGGGAGGAAGGTTTCTCAGGCATAAGGCTTCGGTAATAGTTTACCTTAGGAGAAGTAAGAGGGATTTGATTTCGGTTTTTCTCGTTAAGCACCCTAATAGAAGGTCCGGAATAATTAATATTAGGTTATTTGAGGGAGGTGATTTATTGGGCAGAGTAACCCATCCATTTAGAGTTATGCTTCAAGAGGAGATAGATAACCTTAAAAGGACTTATAGGGAGGCTCTTCTGGATTCGAAGCGGAGAGAAGCGCTTGACAGCCTTATACAGGTTTGGAGCAGCGAGCAGGGCGCTATGAGCTACGCTCAGATCCCAACGGTTCTCGACGTAATGTTGGTAACTGCCATCGTAGACAACCGAAAGCTCATTGAGGAAGCGCTAAGGCAAATAAAAGTGATGCGCGCAAAGATGGAGGAGATGGAGGCGTCGCTGAAGAAGGTCTTGGAGTAGGGGAAGCATAGTTTAATGAGGCGGGCACGCGGGTGGCTTTTAGACGCCTATATCGCTGGGAGCGAGGCAGTACTGTGGATAAAAACAGAGGATGGGAAATCTGTCCGATTAACGGACAGGTATAGGCCTAGCTTCTACATTGAGCTTAAAGAAGACGTTGATCTTGAGGGATTAACCGTGGCGTTGACCACTCATCCAAATATAGCGGGCATAAAATGCGAGTGGAAATATACGTCCCTAACTTCGGAGAAGAGAAAGGTTCTTCGCATCGACGTTGACTCAACAAAGAGCTATAGAAGGGTTCTCAAAGATCTATCGGAGATTAGTGGCATACAAGCCTTCTATAATATTGACCTTCCACACATCCAATGGTATTTATTCTGGAAAGATCTTCCGCCAACAGGCGCCATTGATTTTTCCTATAACGAGAGGAATGAGCTAATTTGCTTTGAGATTCTGGACGATTGGCAGGAGATTAAACCTCCCCCATTCACGAGCATGATATTTGATATTGAAGTTTCAAGCCGAAAGCTAACTCCCGACGCAAAAACAGATCCCATCTCGAAGATAGTTATTTTCGATGAGTATTTGAACCCAGTTAAGTCCCTTGAGGGCGGCGAGGAGAGGCTGCTCTCCGAGTTTTCTAAAGAAATCGAAAGGCTGGATCCGGACTTTTTAGTTTCTGATGAAGTGGATGAAAAGATCTCTTACATCCTAGAGAGGGCTGAGGCTATCGGATTGAAGCTTAAGCTCGGCAGAGAAGATGCTGACCGCCTGGGGCTAAATAGACTTTTGCCGTATGCGCATATGGGCAGAGTCCCGCTCAACCTCGAAACATTCTTATCTGTTGGGGTAGCTGGCATCGTTGAGCTTTCAAGGTTTTCGCTGGCCCCTCCGGGTCTAGCGGCTAGGTGGCCTGCCGGTAAGATAATAGATAGTAGGCAATGTTATGAGGCTGTTAAAAGGGGCATTATCATTCCTCAATCCCGCGCCTCCTCTCAATATGTTAAGACTGCGAGGGATCTCGTGTTTGACGATAGAGGAAGCCTGATACTCTCGCCGAAAACGGGACTGCATGAGAATGTTGGAGTATTAGACTTTGAATCAATGTTCCCGAACATTATAGTAAAATATAATGTCAGTTATGAGACGGTTTCAAAAGAGGTTATCAGGGCTGGCACAACGGTTTTCCTACCGCAGATAACTAAAAAATACCTGGAAAGGAGACTCTACTTCAAGCACCTTAAGAAAAGTTTCCCTGAAGGTAGTTGCGAGTGGATGTGGTGCGAACAGAGGCAGAAGGCTTTAAAGGGAATCCTTGTCTGCATCTACGGCTACAGCGGCTGCTTCGCAAACAGGTTCGGAAATATCGCCTGCTATGAGGAGATTAACCGAATTGCCAGGAATATCCTCGTGAAATCAATGAATATAGCGATGCAAAATGATTTTGAGGTAATATATGCCGACAGCGACAGCCTCTTCATCAAAAAGAAAGGTGCATCTAGAGGGGACTTCGAGGATCTAGCCAGAGAAATTAGCGAGAGAACAAGCTTACCTATCACGTTGGATAAGCACTTCAAATTTCTTGTCCTGCTAAAGCAGGAGGCAGATCCAAACATAGACGCCACAAGGCGCTACTTCGGGAAGCTAACTAATGGCGAACTATTTTATAGGGGAATAGAGCTCCGACGCCACGACTACCCGGACTTCATTAAGAAATTTGAGACCGAACTCATGGAGATATTGTTTGATGCTGAAGACGCTAGAGAAATCTTAGAAAGGCAGTGTAAGAAAGCGCTCAATTACGTTCTTGAAACATGCGACTTGATTCGCGATGGCAAAGTACCAGTAAGTGAGCTTGTTGTGAGCAAGAGCTTAAGGCGGAATTAGCCAACCAAACTAACCACGATGCGAGCTGGATAAGGCAAAAGATGGCTTCCCTTAAGGCGAACGGATTTGTGATCAGGACAGCCAAAGGCTATGTTTTAACGGCCAAGGGTGTTCAGGCGTGGAAACGATACACTCAACAGACACAACAAAACAAACAGCAGGATAAAGGGGGCACCTCTTAAGCCCTTTGCAGTTTTAAAGAAAGAGGCGCCAATACGCTGGCAACCTTGCCCGCTCTGCGGTGGAATAGGACTAGAGTTCTATGTTAAGTTTGCTGACGGAGAAGAGCGCTTCATTTGCGGAAAATGCGGGAGAAGCTAAAAAGAAGCATATGGAAGGGGATAGTTATGGGGGAGGGGGTATATTCTCCGCTGTTGAGTTTGTTGGGTCTGTTCAGCAGATACAAGGATTTAGATAACTTGGCAAGAACCTTCTTAAGGCATAGGTGGAAGATAGCGCATAAGCTCAGTAACCAAGGCTGCTTAAAATTAGCTTCCACACGATACGCCATTGGAAGGCAACAATGGAGTATGCGAAGACAAGGGACATACTGCATGTTATGAGGCTGATCGGCCACAAGAACATTAAAAACACTTTGGTTTACATGCATCTGGTTGAGGGCCTTAAAGACGATAAATACATATGTAAGGTTGCGAGAACCCCGGAGGAGATCGCTCAGCTCATTGAGGCCGGCTTTGAGTATGTTTGCGAGCATGAAGGCCTTAAGTTCTTTAGGAGGCGGAAGTAAAGTGTCGGGGGTTCATCCAAAAGTATATAAATGGTGCCGGGGGTTAGATTTTAATTTTCGTTTCGAGCCCATATTTTCCCTTTTTTCAAAAAATAAACTATTTTTGAGGAAAAATTTAAATATAATCATAATTTAGAGTTTGTTGAGGGGATTTGGACTTAATTAAGCGTTTGTTACATGAAAGGTTTATTCAGCACCTTATGAGTAGGCCCAGGGCTGAAGAAAAAATCCTATTTTTTGGTATGGATCTGCATTACCAGAAATATATCGGCTATGAATTGATAGGTGGTATAAATGTTCTTATTGATGGGCCAACTAGTGAATTCCTCTTTTTGACTAGCTTGATGCTGCAGGACATAATTTGTGGTAGGGGTTTCCTTTTAATCACATATAATGGTAGACCAATCAGGGTGGACAAGCTTATCCTTTCCAGCATTCCTAAAAAAAGAATAGATGATGTGGTATATGTTGATCCTCTTGGCAGGAAAAGCGTTGACATATTCAAGCTGAACCTCGGCAAACTCGCTGAAGAAGGGCGAATAATCATTGTCCTATCTTCCCTAACTATGAATACTGATTTAATCTTAGAAAAATTCTGCTCTGAGATGGCGAGAATCGCAAATATAGAGCCCTTCAGAATATATGCTTGCCACATCCCTAACCCCTCAATAGATACTATTATGAAAGTTAAAAAGAGTGGTCTCCCATTAGTGCTCATCCCAGGACCCATATTTCATTCAGATGAGATTAAGAGACTTATGAGGGCATTCGATTTAATAGTTTTAACAAAATCGCTTGTTATAGATACAGACATTTTGGCTGAGATAACCGGCTCCTTATTTAATGCAGAAAAAATTAGAAATAGTGTGGCTAAAGGACGCGTAGTCGTTTTTTCTCCGGTAAAGCATGGCTTCCTAGAGCTGAGACCAATATTCCTAGTTCCTGAGGTCCTAACGCCCCCAATCCCCGATGACGAATTCCTAGAAGAAATTGGAATTTATAATAGGGGGCGCATTGATGAGGTTATTGCCCATAGTTTGAATAGGTGGGGTGCTGCTCGATCCTATTTAGATTTTTATCCACTGTTCGGTGAGGATGTGCTTAAGGCAACAAGAGAGTACAGCGTCCTTAAAGAGTATATTAATCAGGGTTATGGTGTGACCATTAAGACTATTGGTGGAAGAAATTATCTTTACGTTCAAAAGAAGGTTAAAGGCAAAGTTATTACAAGGAGTCTTGGCCCACTAAGCCAAGATATGATTGAGATTTTAAATGCCTTCCCGGAGGTCGTGGAGCGCCTAAAAGGTAAATTAAGTGCGTTTGCAAACTAGCAATCTAATTATGTGTTTGGTGGCATGGTTTGGGCAGGTGGTGGATAAGTTATCCTATTGGTGTAATGGACGTGAATACGCTGGAGATACACGGTAGAATTGTCGCGAAGAAGGTTCGAAAAGGAGTATGGAAGGTTCTTCTAAGGAAGCATAAGAGAGACATTTATCTTGCTTATGTTCGAGCTGACGAGCCAAATCAAGAAGATGTGTTGGATGCCGCTAGGCCAGCTCTAGCTGAAAAAATTGGCCCCTTTATGTTCATAGATCTGCAGCGTGGAATTAAAGATTATGAGTTAGAGTTAACCTTACGTAGGGGAATACTGCTCTTCCCAAATGTCGTCGTTAGGGATTATAGGGGTAGGATTATTGGCGCCGGGGACCTTACAGCAAGGTACTCAAAGCGGCAGGGAGGCTTCACATTATGCGTATGCAATAGATACGCTATAAGAAGAAACTTGGGCTATCTATCCCACGAACGCCTTAAAATTATAAGGGGGCTCCAGCTGAGAAATCTCACGGAAGCGATAAAACTTATAGAAAAATGGTATAATGTTAGGATCACACTATTTAGGCTATGGACGTAGAACAAACATTCTATAACATGCAATCG
This region includes:
- a CDS encoding ATPase domain-containing protein, with translation MTEALCLRNLPPSGFGILSWRPPSGLQEATRATPLSAQTRHISVLGGGFPAGSLVAVTGPPGVGKTIFAANWIYNGVERLGCKGLYVSFVEGRKSFFENMRGSGLDFERLERAGKFRFLEMVTLKEAGLPAIIEQILGEVADIKANMLVIDSFSAIAQVIEKPYDMRMLVHSVLSKIVREMGCTTMIIIEKMSAEETYEPAEFLSDFIIHLNKAEVDGAPLRYLKILKARGTEIRQPQLAFTLKGGFKVFRPLPPGSFPEPTKRFKIVPHGEDYYSSGISDLDRIVGPMFRRGCYNLLEVERTVPLSIERTFRVILVNVLNQGGCAVILPPQGLSAVMVWRSLEPFVYEEALRSNLKIVDFRTTAGETAEIAEPCVIPFSGRSIREDMLGFWNAVSELRSRYGKPVFTIVGFDTLEYVYGKDELLKILGEDLAKTRNFGDVRLNIVRPECAIASHLSSLADIHLIVREICGAIFLQGIKPKTPLLNIELHTDEEGSEIKLTPVL
- a CDS encoding Gfo/Idh/MocA family oxidoreductase, whose amino-acid sequence is MGKVGFGIIGCGGISNYFHIPELKAIEEAEVVAVSDIKEERARLTAERFNIKFWYSDYIKLLERNDVDAVIVATPHPTHAKIAVDAINAGKHVVIQKPMCTNSRDAEAIVNAARKRSDLKVMVLPFVYFDTPAFDYVKNLLNNGDLGKICMARSRVAHEGPEKYQEEVTRMFGEEKNCWFFDPERAHGGVLLDLGVYAISQIVYLLGRVKSVSALVATLDKPAKVEDNGALLMEMENGAISVAETSWTQAATLEGTSIYGTKGTVLLNYFNTPVVFYRQKDSSWIIPALAKEKEPQHTHRHFIKCILNDLKPIGTPEEGKHVVEIMEAAYESTETGKTIKLKT
- a CDS encoding ribbon-helix-helix domain-containing protein, with the translated sequence MASETKVRKGKRVSRVRFSAVSIPLPLLEEIDDLIEKVGYWPSRSAFVREACIEKIERERARIRRA
- a CDS encoding DNA polymerase domain-containing protein, translating into MRRARGWLLDAYIAGSEAVLWIKTEDGKSVRLTDRYRPSFYIELKEDVDLEGLTVALTTHPNIAGIKCEWKYTSLTSEKRKVLRIDVDSTKSYRRVLKDLSEISGIQAFYNIDLPHIQWYLFWKDLPPTGAIDFSYNERNELICFEILDDWQEIKPPPFTSMIFDIEVSSRKLTPDAKTDPISKIVIFDEYLNPVKSLEGGEERLLSEFSKEIERLDPDFLVSDEVDEKISYILERAEAIGLKLKLGREDADRLGLNRLLPYAHMGRVPLNLETFLSVGVAGIVELSRFSLAPPGLAARWPAGKIIDSRQCYEAVKRGIIIPQSRASSQYVKTARDLVFDDRGSLILSPKTGLHENVGVLDFESMFPNIIVKYNVSYETVSKEVIRAGTTVFLPQITKKYLERRLYFKHLKKSFPEGSCEWMWCEQRQKALKGILVCIYGYSGCFANRFGNIACYEEINRIARNILVKSMNIAMQNDFEVIYADSDSLFIKKKGASRGDFEDLAREISERTSLPITLDKHFKFLVLLKQEADPNIDATRRYFGKLTNGELFYRGIELRRHDYPDFIKKFETELMEILFDAEDAREILERQCKKALNYVLETCDLIRDGKVPVSELVVSKSLRRN